CCCTCGCCCTCTCTCTCGTCCTCGCCACCGGCTTTGCCGGCGCCGCGGCCCGCGCCCAGAACGCGCCCGATCAGAACACCATGACCTGGGCGTGGAAGATCCCCGACGGCCGCTGGATCACCGTGCGCAACATGAACGGCCGGGTGACCGTCCAGCGCGCCACCGGCGACAGCGTGACCGTGACCGCCACCAAGCACTGGCGCCGCGGCGATCCGAGCATCGTCCACTTCGACGTCCAGCATTTCGGCGAGGACAATCAGGACGTGCTCCTCTGCGCGCTCTGGGGCCCCGACGCCCACTGCACGCCCGGCAGCTACGATGCGCGCTACGAGGGACACGAGCGCAACAACGACGTCCGCGTGGACTTCGTGGTCAGCGTGCCCGCCGGCGTCAAGGTGGGCGCGCATACCGTGAACTCCGATGTCTCCGTCACCGGCGTCACGTCCGAGGTGCGCGCCAGCACCGTCAACGGCGCGGTGAACGTGGCCACCGACGGCGGCCCCGTGTCGGCCAGCAGCGTCAACGGGACGGTGCATGCGAGCATGCTCCACTACCGGCCCACCTCCGAGATGCGATTCTCGAGCGTGAACGGCTCGGTGATCGTCGAGCTCGGCAACGACGTGGACGCCGACGTCGAGCTGTCCACGGTGAACGGGCGCTTCATGACCGACTTCCCGGTCACGCTCAACGGCCACATCGATCCGCGCCACCTGCGCGCCACCCTGGGCAAGGGCGGCTCCCGCATCATCATGCGCACCGTGAACGGGAACGTGGAGCTCCGCAAGCACTGAGCCGCCCCCCGCGCCTCCACTGGCACTCGGCCCCCGTTCCCGGGTAGAATTGGAGGCAGGGCTACTCAATTCAGGAGCTGCGTCTCACCATGGGTTTCTCGTCCAGCATCGCCACACCGGTCCGGTCCGGGGTCGAACGGGCCACGCTCGTTCGCCGCACGTACGGCCTCGTCTTCGTGGGCATCGTGGTGTCGCTCCTCGGCGCCGCGTTCGCGTTCACGCAAGCGGCCCTGATGAACGCGGTGGCCGCCCACCCGTTCATCACCATGCTCTGCTGGTTCGCGCCGCTGTGGATGGCGCAGACCCAGTCGCGCAACTATCCGCGCAACATCATCCTCACCCTGCTGTTCACGTTCATCGTGGGCGTCTGGCTCGCCCCGATGATGCTGTACTACCTCAGGATGCAGCCCGGCGTGCTCGGCGAAGCCGGCCTGCTCACCTTCTCCGCCTTCGGCATCCTCACCCTGTACGCCACGTTCAGCCGGCGCGACTTCAGCGCCTGGGGCGGGTTCTTCACCGTCGGACTGTTCGTGCTGTTCGCCACCATGCTCATCGGCATGTTCTTCCCGAGCGTGGGCGGCTCCCTCTGGATCGCGGGCGCCGGCGTGCTCGT
This DNA window, taken from Gemmatimonadaceae bacterium, encodes the following:
- a CDS encoding Bax inhibitor-1/YccA family protein — its product is MGFSSSIATPVRSGVERATLVRRTYGLVFVGIVVSLLGAAFAFTQAALMNAVAAHPFITMLCWFAPLWMAQTQSRNYPRNIILTLLFTFIVGVWLAPMMLYYLRMQPGVLGEAGLLTFSAFGILTLYATFSRRDFSAWGGFFTVGLFVLFATMLIGMFFPSVGGSLWIAGAGVLVFSGLLVFDTWRITRSGQFGENDYVIAAVTIYLDLLNLFLFILSLLGGGDRRR